One window from the genome of [Clostridium] celerecrescens 18A encodes:
- a CDS encoding TerB N-terminal domain-containing protein translates to MNKNDQKYKPVKIPGQISFFEEKENQLKQFLQNVTPVSFEDEVFAEIEIDGGTNNNRAFSRPQPQVVNPIVDENRKIFNEMRQIARDTQLPSNFNSHFYNKQTRISNSKVFYKQAVFMKDYEDDYNGYVEFSNYFPYYQQMSYAQLRTYFTWRTDVRKGNVTNVSLSYAFVYIYELIHNIGVADSQEGLDKLMFFWRAFKRFDSSIDKYMVKWIKDYHIYYDLPKPFKEFVCENNLQAHYAKVFMYETDMNDNFDLFCNVSKYDIRKSIFFTNDTKGQLSDCFCMVIHKLRVVFNRAGIIFDDLIFYPTNKMSVWTPFKDALFYSAINRPDKKVVFSDKEIYICSQNFWSFSSTLAMNSGRQLIGYIMKQTESELRKVTKFKHKLSADIHLVDKELIKKLESVGLSLEYIIHEAVNEYYKESTKIVVSVDETSLHKIRLEADDTQEKLIVPDIEPMMYFESSTAETSPAISQTVFTDAPIAMQDNWTSFFHILGETEVNALKLILQGDTNLKHFADANGVMLEVLADSINEKAIDTIGDNILELDDSLTIYEEYINKIKEMV, encoded by the coding sequence ATGAACAAAAATGACCAGAAATATAAACCTGTAAAAATACCGGGACAAATTTCTTTTTTTGAAGAAAAGGAAAATCAATTAAAACAGTTTCTGCAAAACGTCACTCCTGTTTCTTTTGAAGACGAGGTTTTTGCTGAAATTGAAATTGACGGAGGAACAAACAACAATCGGGCATTTTCTAGACCTCAGCCGCAAGTAGTAAATCCTATCGTTGATGAGAATCGTAAGATATTTAATGAAATGAGGCAAATAGCAAGAGATACCCAGCTTCCTTCTAATTTCAATTCTCATTTTTATAACAAGCAAACACGGATTAGTAATTCAAAAGTATTCTATAAACAAGCTGTTTTCATGAAGGATTACGAAGATGATTACAATGGCTATGTAGAATTTTCAAACTATTTTCCTTATTACCAGCAAATGAGTTATGCGCAGCTCAGAACATATTTTACATGGCGGACTGATGTAAGAAAAGGTAATGTTACAAATGTTTCATTATCATATGCCTTTGTTTATATTTACGAGCTGATTCATAATATCGGAGTGGCTGACTCTCAGGAAGGACTTGATAAGCTGATGTTTTTCTGGAGAGCTTTCAAGCGTTTTGACTCTTCGATTGATAAATATATGGTTAAGTGGATAAAGGACTACCATATTTATTATGATCTCCCGAAGCCATTTAAGGAATTTGTCTGTGAAAACAATCTGCAAGCACATTATGCCAAAGTATTCATGTACGAAACAGACATGAACGACAACTTTGATTTGTTTTGCAATGTTTCAAAGTATGATATCAGAAAATCAATTTTTTTTACCAATGATACAAAAGGGCAGCTCAGTGATTGTTTTTGTATGGTAATCCATAAACTTAGAGTTGTTTTTAATAGAGCAGGTATCATTTTTGACGATTTGATTTTTTATCCGACGAATAAGATGTCTGTATGGACGCCTTTCAAGGATGCATTGTTTTATTCCGCAATTAATAGACCGGATAAGAAAGTTGTGTTTTCCGATAAAGAAATATATATATGTTCTCAAAACTTTTGGTCTTTTAGTTCCACACTGGCTATGAATAGCGGTCGGCAACTCATTGGCTATATTATGAAGCAAACAGAATCTGAGTTACGAAAAGTTACAAAGTTTAAACACAAGCTGTCTGCTGATATTCATTTAGTTGACAAAGAACTTATAAAAAAACTTGAATCTGTGGGCCTTTCCCTTGAATATATAATTCACGAAGCAGTGAATGAGTATTACAAAGAATCAACGAAAATTGTTGTATCCGTGGATGAAACTTCTCTTCATAAAATAAGACTTGAAGCTGATGACACTCAGGAAAAACTGATCGTGCCAGATATCGAACCTATGATGTATTTTGAATCAAGCACAGCAGAGACTAGTCCTGCTATATCTCAAACTGTTTTTACCGACGCTCCTATAGCAATGCAAGACAATTGGACAAGTTTTTTTCATATACTCGGCGAAACAGAAGTGAATGCGCTTAAATTAATACTTCAAGGGGATACAAATCTGAAGCATTTTGCAGATGCCAACGGAGTTATGCTGGAAGTGTTGGCTGACAGTATTAATGAAAAGGCGATTGACACAATCGGTGATAACATTCTTGAACTTGACGATAGTCTGACTATATATGAAGAATATATAAATAAAATTAAGGAAATGGTGTAA
- a CDS encoding metallophosphoesterase produces the protein MNTFFIADPHFGHSAIMAYENRPFKTVKEMDDTLIANWNLVVGEQDKVYQLGDVSFYKAEVTAGIVKRLKGIKYLILGNHDNPNVKCYYDMGFHRVYDAPIILDHFWILSHEPLYTNTNMPYANIFCHVHSSKQYTDYSSQSFCVSVERIDYTPIEFEEIKRLMGIIKPEQE, from the coding sequence ATGAATACTTTTTTTATTGCCGATCCGCATTTTGGTCACAGTGCAATTATGGCTTATGAGAATCGTCCATTTAAAACGGTGAAAGAAATGGACGATACACTGATTGCTAACTGGAACCTGGTAGTTGGAGAACAGGATAAGGTCTATCAGTTAGGAGATGTTTCTTTTTATAAGGCTGAGGTTACTGCCGGGATTGTAAAACGGCTGAAGGGAATCAAATATCTGATCCTTGGGAATCATGACAATCCAAATGTGAAATGTTATTATGATATGGGATTTCATCGGGTTTACGATGCTCCTATTATTTTAGATCACTTTTGGATACTGTCTCATGAGCCGCTTTATACCAATACCAACATGCCCTATGCCAATATTTTTTGTCATGTACATTCCAGCAAGCAGTATACCGATTATAGTAGCCAGAGTTTTTGTGTTAGTGTGGAACGGATTGATTATACTCCCATAGAGTTTGAGGAAATCAAACGGTTGATGGGTATTATAAAGCCAGAGCAAGAATAA
- a CDS encoding AAA family ATPase encodes MLEKAIYLITGVMTSGKSTVAELLASKIVNSVHLRGDIFRTMIVSGRAEMPVQPSDEAVRQLHLRYGLTADVARTYYDSGFSVVMQDNYYGEELSKILDMLGDRSVHVIVLCPNVKTVKKREASRGKVGYIGFTRETLHADFMRETPKIGFWPDTSDQSPEQSVRLVLDYL; translated from the coding sequence ATGCTGGAGAAGGCAATATATTTAATTACTGGTGTTATGACATCTGGAAAATCAACAGTTGCAGAACTACTCGCTTCAAAAATTGTAAACAGCGTACACCTGCGCGGTGATATATTTCGAACAATGATTGTATCAGGACGTGCAGAGATGCCCGTACAGCCATCCGACGAAGCCGTCCGACAGTTGCATCTGCGCTATGGCTTGACCGCAGATGTGGCCAGAACCTATTATGATAGCGGGTTTTCTGTTGTTATGCAGGATAATTATTACGGCGAAGAGCTTTCCAAGATATTAGATATGCTGGGGGACCGGAGTGTTCATGTAATAGTGCTTTGTCCAAATGTGAAAACAGTAAAGAAGCGAGAGGCATCGCGGGGAAAGGTTGGGTATATTGGTTTTACGCGGGAAACACTACACGCGGACTTTATGCGGGAAACTCCTAAAATTGGATTTTGGCCCGACACCTCAGATCAGTCACCGGAGCAATCGGTTAGGCTGGTATTAGATTATTTGTAG
- the uvrA gene encoding excinuclease ABC subunit UvrA: MNFKIYSKQSIITNPKQFIDKYKDLPASPKELLKIVQGLVIHGDQGKLYNTTFSKRQMDEELLRTVPQMLEKLLQFNQSSLLDTRPANLRLIGMCRDYALLFLSFLRHKGIPARLRVGFANYFESELMYEDHWLIEYYDKEKHHWVRVDAQLDSIQKAHFGVTFDTENMPSDAGYLLGGQAWTLCRLGERHPEDFGYNKNWKGWHSVKGNLLHDFNSLLAMELLPWDLWTELSTKKYNNLSRREKDILDEMAMLTTNPNITEEELLAFQKRLPAEYMEAIHSKLKLLGIEGQYETLSPDMLETKFSIIPSAKERTVVTPVKDNKHQLVLKGCRQNNLKNVNVIIPKEKLTVITGVSGSGKSSLAFDTIYAEGKRRYLDNMSNAAKMQEQIEKPDFDTIQGLTPTIAIEQKKGSQNPRSTVGTLTGILDHLRMLYVAIGIPHCPYCGVPVQKDSKSKNRCPVCGSLFQGLTASTFNANAHVGACHTCNGLGILYEVNTDTIVVNGDLSVLDGATSYFGKLRGKKPTGNWMLGELYAIAADMNVDLDLPWNELPNEFKQAVFYGTGDKIYSFKYNSGGRDTEINRPAAGAVSHIQRLFRESKSNDNPQKEYMREIPCPTCHGELLCYEARYTTIIGYRLPELTKMSIDKLWNWVCNLQELLSDNQKSKAEEVLLEIQNRIVNLLQVGLPYVSLSRTAPTLSGGELQRVRLSSQLGSELIGLTYILDEPSIGLHPRDHHLMIDTIKHLRDKGNTVIVVEHDKDTMLNADYIVDIGPGAGTFGGEIVAAGTVDEFMKNTLSATGRFLSKSKSCEPENTINPHKWMTLNGCTGNNLKNINVRFPLHTMCCITGVSGSGKSSLIFGTLIPALNKVINHQRCVDSSYLSFEGYEDIDGFVQMDQSPVGKSSRSTPATYIGVFDTIRSVFAKQPRAYELGLSESHFSFNSKGGGCPVCEGQGQIKVAFQYMADTYVTCPECKGSRYQECVLEVLYKGKSIAEVLHMDVSEALLLFKDVTEIVQKLSLMDEVGLPYLKLGQSTATLSGGEAQRLKLAKELSGKQKRHMVYILDEPTTGLHFQDIEKLLLIFRKLVDAGHSLYIIEHNTEIIGASDWIIDIGPEGGNAGGQVVAEGSPVKIKRNPASVTGKYL, encoded by the coding sequence ATGAATTTTAAGATTTACTCGAAGCAAAGCATTATAACTAATCCCAAGCAGTTTATAGACAAATACAAAGATTTACCAGCATCTCCAAAGGAATTACTGAAAATAGTGCAAGGATTAGTCATTCATGGTGACCAGGGAAAGCTGTACAACACTACCTTCAGCAAAAGACAGATGGATGAAGAATTGTTACGCACTGTCCCGCAAATGTTAGAGAAATTATTACAATTCAACCAAAGTTCCCTGTTAGACACAAGACCCGCAAATCTTCGTCTGATTGGAATGTGCAGAGATTACGCTCTACTCTTCTTATCTTTTCTACGGCATAAGGGTATTCCTGCAAGACTGCGTGTTGGCTTTGCTAATTATTTTGAAAGTGAACTAATGTATGAAGATCACTGGCTTATTGAATATTACGACAAAGAAAAACATCATTGGGTGCGTGTAGACGCACAGCTTGATAGCATTCAGAAGGCTCATTTTGGGGTGACTTTTGACACTGAAAATATGCCGTCAGATGCAGGATATCTACTTGGAGGGCAAGCGTGGACGCTATGCCGCTTGGGAGAGCGCCATCCGGAGGATTTTGGCTACAATAAAAACTGGAAGGGTTGGCATTCCGTCAAAGGGAATCTATTACATGATTTCAACAGCCTACTTGCTATGGAACTCCTGCCGTGGGATTTGTGGACGGAGCTTAGTACGAAAAAATATAATAATCTAAGTCGGCGGGAAAAGGACATTTTAGATGAAATGGCTATGCTTACCACAAATCCTAACATCACGGAAGAAGAACTCTTAGCATTTCAAAAACGTTTGCCTGCGGAGTACATGGAGGCTATCCATTCAAAACTTAAGCTGTTGGGTATTGAGGGGCAATACGAAACGTTGAGCCCCGATATGCTGGAGACAAAGTTTTCTATAATTCCATCAGCAAAAGAACGAACTGTAGTTACCCCCGTGAAAGATAATAAACATCAATTGGTGTTAAAAGGGTGTCGTCAAAACAACTTAAAAAATGTGAATGTGATCATTCCAAAAGAAAAGCTTACTGTCATCACAGGTGTAAGTGGAAGCGGTAAATCGTCTCTAGCTTTTGACACAATTTATGCAGAGGGAAAACGTCGATATCTCGATAACATGTCAAATGCTGCTAAAATGCAGGAACAGATAGAAAAACCGGATTTTGATACGATACAAGGTCTCACTCCCACCATTGCAATTGAGCAGAAAAAAGGAAGTCAAAACCCTCGTTCTACCGTTGGAACGCTGACAGGTATTTTGGATCACCTGCGAATGCTATATGTTGCAATCGGAATACCTCATTGCCCTTATTGCGGAGTGCCTGTACAAAAAGATAGCAAAAGTAAAAATCGTTGTCCTGTTTGCGGTAGCCTGTTTCAAGGGCTGACAGCATCAACGTTTAATGCCAATGCTCATGTAGGGGCATGCCATACCTGCAATGGGCTTGGAATTTTATATGAAGTTAACACGGATACTATTGTGGTGAATGGCGACCTATCTGTGTTAGATGGAGCTACTTCCTACTTTGGAAAGCTGCGTGGTAAAAAACCAACAGGAAACTGGATGCTCGGAGAATTATATGCAATAGCAGCCGATATGAACGTGGATTTAGATCTGCCTTGGAATGAGTTACCCAATGAATTCAAACAAGCAGTATTTTACGGCACAGGGGATAAAATTTACAGCTTTAAATATAATTCCGGAGGACGTGATACAGAAATCAATCGCCCCGCAGCTGGAGCAGTAAGCCATATACAGCGATTATTCCGAGAATCCAAGTCAAATGATAATCCACAAAAAGAATATATGCGGGAAATTCCCTGCCCCACCTGTCACGGAGAATTATTGTGCTATGAAGCCCGCTACACAACAATTATAGGATACCGTTTGCCCGAACTAACAAAGATGTCCATTGACAAGCTCTGGAATTGGGTATGCAACTTGCAGGAATTGCTTTCAGATAATCAGAAAAGCAAAGCCGAAGAAGTTCTGCTCGAAATTCAAAATCGAATTGTAAATCTCTTACAAGTTGGTTTGCCATATGTATCTTTGAGTCGAACCGCTCCAACCCTTTCAGGTGGTGAATTACAGCGTGTACGGTTGTCTAGCCAGCTTGGCAGTGAACTAATTGGTCTTACCTATATCCTTGACGAGCCCTCCATCGGGTTGCACCCACGAGATCATCATCTGATGATTGACACTATCAAGCATCTACGGGATAAGGGAAATACCGTTATTGTTGTAGAACATGATAAGGATACAATGTTAAATGCTGATTATATCGTTGATATCGGCCCTGGTGCGGGAACTTTCGGCGGTGAAATTGTGGCCGCAGGAACTGTGGATGAATTTATGAAAAATACATTGTCTGCTACCGGACGTTTTCTTAGCAAGAGCAAATCATGTGAGCCAGAAAATACAATAAATCCTCATAAGTGGATGACTCTGAACGGATGTACTGGAAACAATCTTAAAAATATCAACGTCCGTTTTCCACTTCATACAATGTGCTGTATTACTGGTGTAAGCGGTTCTGGGAAAAGCTCACTCATTTTTGGTACCTTGATACCGGCACTGAACAAGGTGATTAACCATCAAAGGTGTGTCGATTCCAGTTATCTCTCCTTTGAGGGATATGAGGATATTGATGGGTTTGTCCAGATGGATCAAAGTCCAGTTGGGAAGTCCTCACGCTCAACCCCTGCAACCTATATTGGTGTTTTTGACACTATCCGCAGCGTATTTGCAAAACAACCCAGAGCTTATGAGCTTGGGCTTAGTGAAAGCCATTTCAGCTTCAACTCAAAGGGCGGTGGATGCCCTGTGTGTGAGGGGCAGGGGCAAATTAAAGTCGCTTTTCAATATATGGCGGACACTTACGTTACTTGTCCAGAATGTAAGGGCAGCCGCTATCAGGAGTGTGTGCTAGAGGTTCTTTACAAGGGAAAAAGTATTGCAGAAGTCTTGCATATGGATGTGTCGGAAGCACTATTACTTTTTAAAGATGTTACAGAGATTGTACAAAAGCTGTCCCTAATGGATGAAGTAGGTCTGCCTTACCTAAAACTGGGCCAAAGCACTGCTACTCTTAGCGGAGGTGAAGCACAAAGACTGAAGCTTGCCAAGGAACTGAGCGGAAAGCAAAAAAGGCATATGGTCTATATATTGGATGAACCGACAACTGGGTTGCACTTTCAGGACATTGAAAAGCTGCTATTGATTTTCCGCAAATTGGTTGATGCAGGGCATTCACTATACATTATTGAACACAACACCGAAATCATCGGAGCCTCAGACTGGATTATTGATATTGGGCCAGAGGGAGGAAATGCTGGAGGGCAGGTTGTGGCCGAGGGAAGTCCGGTGAAAATTAAAAGAAATCCAGCAAGCGTTACTGGCAAGTATCTGTGA
- a CDS encoding MFS transporter, with amino-acid sequence MKIWSKESWQYKLTAYMLSQGISLLGSSVVSLAIIWYVTLGTGSGSLVAGVTITTFLPQAVVMLYGGILADRHPPKRIVILSDSMIAISTFILAILFITGIDNIGWVFFFNVLRSFGTGIQLPSSKSILPQIVPKDQLIKANSINTGVWSVIQLISPGLGGLVMSLMDMEYVFLIDVVTAVISIIILATIIVPSAEIQQCNENTREELVQGFRYIMNSSALRNAILLYTIFQFLVVPASQLTPLLASKNVGGEVWVLSVIETAFSIGALSASLFMAYRELKVPHFKLIGLSSIVFGMTMLLLLPARGILLFAAMMFLMGIGSPLYYTPLITHIQESTEDSYMGRTFSYVDLLSSLATPLGMMIFGPLANVSILLPFVIPGIALISLGIWVRKKMQK; translated from the coding sequence ATGAAAATATGGTCGAAAGAATCTTGGCAGTATAAACTCACGGCGTATATGTTGAGCCAAGGAATATCCCTACTTGGTTCATCGGTTGTATCGTTAGCAATTATCTGGTATGTCACGCTGGGAACTGGCTCTGGTAGTTTGGTTGCAGGTGTTACCATCACAACTTTTCTGCCACAGGCTGTGGTAATGTTATATGGTGGCATACTTGCCGACCGTCACCCACCTAAGCGTATTGTGATTTTAAGCGACTCTATGATAGCTATTTCCACTTTTATACTGGCTATTTTGTTTATTACTGGTATAGATAATATAGGCTGGGTGTTTTTCTTTAATGTTTTACGTTCTTTTGGAACAGGCATCCAACTTCCTTCTTCAAAGAGTATATTGCCACAGATTGTTCCAAAGGATCAATTGATAAAAGCAAACAGTATCAATACCGGTGTGTGGAGTGTCATTCAATTGATATCGCCGGGGCTTGGCGGCCTTGTTATGAGCCTTATGGATATGGAGTATGTGTTTTTAATTGATGTAGTGACTGCTGTAATCAGTATTATTATTTTAGCTACCATCATCGTGCCATCGGCCGAAATACAGCAATGCAATGAAAATACACGAGAGGAGCTAGTGCAAGGTTTTCGTTACATCATGAATTCTAGTGCATTGCGCAATGCAATACTATTATACACCATATTTCAGTTCTTGGTCGTTCCGGCTTCACAGCTTACACCACTGTTAGCATCTAAAAATGTGGGTGGTGAAGTTTGGGTACTCAGCGTGATAGAAACAGCGTTTTCAATCGGCGCACTGTCAGCAAGTCTTTTTATGGCGTATAGAGAGCTAAAAGTTCCCCATTTCAAACTCATCGGGTTGTCCTCTATTGTTTTTGGAATGACAATGCTCCTGTTATTGCCTGCACGAGGTATTCTGCTGTTTGCAGCAATGATGTTCCTAATGGGAATCGGCAGTCCTTTGTATTACACACCGCTTATCACTCACATACAAGAGAGTACCGAGGACTCTTATATGGGTCGTACCTTTTCATATGTAGATTTATTGTCTTCACTTGCAACACCACTTGGCATGATGATATTTGGTCCTTTAGCTAATGTCAGTATCCTTCTACCTTTTGTAATTCCAGGTATTGCACTAATCTCATTGGGCATTTGGGTTCGAAAGAAAATGCAAAAATAA
- a CDS encoding MerR family transcriptional regulator, whose translation MLKIGDFSKLTHVSVRMLRYYDNQGLLKPSYIDPATGYRLYSADQVPGLQKIVLLRDLNFGVAETTQLLQNWNDTYLMQSLNNKIRDIEEVIEMEKKRIEQIRSAIAHIETDKFDQYYNVTIKSIPSYPVISLRRKVDSHFDEGKLWSELMDFVHQEHIEFDRSSQNNVAIYHDDEHMDSGVDIEVCLIVKRLGKSKGAFTYRMLENIDKMACMMVYGPYENIAGAYYSFADWLDKIHPYTMGSPSRQVTIIDHEDTDNPEEYLTEIQIPLIEV comes from the coding sequence ATGCTAAAAATAGGTGATTTCTCAAAATTGACGCACGTTTCTGTAAGAATGCTGCGCTATTATGATAATCAAGGACTGCTTAAACCATCTTATATAGACCCAGCGACTGGCTATCGGCTGTACTCTGCGGATCAGGTGCCGGGGTTGCAAAAAATTGTACTACTGAGAGACCTTAATTTTGGAGTAGCTGAAACTACGCAGTTATTGCAAAACTGGAATGATACATATCTAATGCAAAGCCTTAATAACAAAATTCGAGATATTGAAGAAGTTATTGAAATGGAGAAAAAGCGTATTGAACAGATTCGTTCTGCTATCGCACATATTGAGACGGACAAATTTGACCAATATTATAATGTAACTATAAAATCCATACCTTCATATCCTGTTATATCGCTTCGCCGTAAGGTTGATAGTCATTTTGATGAAGGTAAACTTTGGAGTGAACTTATGGATTTTGTCCATCAAGAGCATATTGAGTTTGATAGAAGCAGTCAAAACAATGTTGCAATTTATCACGACGATGAACACATGGACTCAGGTGTTGATATTGAAGTATGCCTTATTGTGAAGCGGTTAGGCAAGAGCAAAGGAGCTTTTACTTATCGCATGCTTGAAAATATTGATAAAATGGCTTGCATGATGGTTTATGGTCCATATGAAAATATTGCAGGTGCTTACTATTCTTTTGCAGATTGGCTTGACAAAATCCACCCATATACTATGGGAAGTCCGTCTCGTCAGGTCACAATTATCGACCATGAGGATACTGATAACCCAGAAGAATACCTAACAGAGATACAAATCCCGCTAATTGAAGTATGA